A genomic segment from Triticum dicoccoides isolate Atlit2015 ecotype Zavitan chromosome 1A, WEW_v2.0, whole genome shotgun sequence encodes:
- the LOC119316032 gene encoding fatty acyl-CoA reductase 1-like isoform X1, with amino-acid sequence MDAAAVIGCFRGRSILITGSTGFLGKLLVEKILRVQPDVRKLYLLVRSPDAASAQHRVLTEVVGTELFDVLRSRHGADFNSLIKDKIFPLAGDIVYENCALPISTIEQISKEIDVIVSVAATTSFYERYDVALASNALGVAHVCHLANKCGNLKMLLHVSTAFVAGDQEGLLMEKSFKSGESLRKGYNLDVQAEIKLVENFKSTLRMQSSNDKLEKKKMKELGLKRARHFGWPNVYSLTKALGEMLLGNLGRDLPVVIVRPSIILSTFQDPIPGWIEGTRTIDMLYVAYNDQKLPCFIADHNVISDMIPGDMVINAMMVAMAIHWDQHRAQAIYHVTSGHRNPLNYSITEESLYEYFRANPRVSNSGMIVKNKRVLLFKKYTHFHLYMILRYKIALEMLHVMSVFGGSFSKSYNKLNRGYNFLMLVAKLYAPYVFFKGCFDDTNMRKLWVATTTDKLNEDSMFDCDPACINWSSYLVNTHIPAVMVNSRNAT; translated from the exons ATGGACGCCGCTGCGGTGATCGGGTGTTTCCGGGGCAGGAGCATCCTCATCACCGGCTCGACGggcttcctcggaaaat TGCTGGTGGAGAAGATACTAAGGGTCCAGCCGGACGTGAGGAAGCTCTACCTTCTTGTGCGCTCACCAGACGCCGCATCCGCCCAGCATCGTGTGCTCACCGAG GTTGTTGGAACAGAACTCTTTGATGTTCTGCGAAGCAGGCACGGAGCTGATTTCAACTCTTTGATAAAAGACAAAATTTTCCCTTTAGCTGGAGATATTGTGTACGAAAATTGTGCACTCCCAATCTCTACGATTGAGCAGATATCCAAGGAAATTGATGTCATTGTCAGTGTAGCTGCAACTACTAGCTTCTACGAGAG ATATGATGTTGCTTTGGCTTCAAATGCCTTAGGGGTCGCCCATGTGTGCCATTTAGCAAACAAGTGTGGTAATCTCAAAATGCTCCTTCATGTTTCCACAG CTTTTGTAGCCGGTGATCAAGAAGGCTTGTTAATGGAGAAATCATTCAAATCAGGTGAATCACTAAGGAAAGGTTACAACTTGGACGTTCAAGCTGAGATAAAATTAGTTGAGAATTTCAAGTCAACACTCAGGATGCAGTCCTCTAATGACAAGTTAGAAAAGAAGAAAATGAAGGAACTTGGGTTGAAAAG GGCTAGGCACTTTGGTTGGCCTAACGTGTACTCACTCACAAAGGCTTTAGGGGAGATGTTGCTTGGTAACTTAGGACGAGACCTTCCGGTTGTCATAGTCCGCCCTAGCATCATACTCAGCACTTTCCAAGATCCAATTCCTGGATGGATAGAGGGGACTAG GACAATTGATATGTTGTATGTCGCCTACAATGACCAAAAACTTCCATGTTTCATCGCCGACCATAATGTCATAAGTGATATG ATACCAGGAGACATGGTGATTAATGCAATGATGGTTGCCATGGCCATTCATTGGGACCAGCACAGAGCTCAAGCAATTTACCATGTGACCTCAGGCCATCGGAATCCTTTGAACTATTCTATTACAGAGGAATCACTTTATGAGTACTTTCGTGCAAATCCTCGTGTATCCAACAGTGGGATGATTGTCAAGAATAAAAGGGTGCTCCTTTTCAAGAAATACACACATTTCCATTTATACATGATCCTACGGTATAAGATAGCATTAGAG ATGTTGCATGTGATGAGTGTATTTGGGGGTTCATTTTCCAAGAGTTACAATAAGCTGAACCGCGGCTACAATTTCCTGATGCTTGTCGCCAAATTGTACGCTCCATATGTCTTCTTTAAAGGGTG CTTTGATGACACGAACATGAGGAAGCTGTGGGTGGCGACCACTACAGACAAGCTAAATGAGGATTCCATGTTTGATTGTGATCCTGCCTGCATCAACTGGAGCTCGTATCTCGTGAACACACACATCCCAGCTGTTATGGTGAATTCACGCAATGCCACATGA
- the LOC119316032 gene encoding alcohol-forming fatty acyl-CoA reductase-like isoform X2 codes for MDAAAVIGCFRGRSILITGSTGFLGKLLVEKILRVQPDVRKLYLLVRSPDAASAQHRVLTEVVGTELFDVLRSRHGADFNSLIKDKIFPLAGDIVYENCALPISTIEQISKEIDVIVSVAATTSFYERYDVALASNALGVAHVCHLANKCGNLKMLLHVSTGESLRKGYNLDVQAEIKLVENFKSTLRMQSSNDKLEKKKMKELGLKRARHFGWPNVYSLTKALGEMLLGNLGRDLPVVIVRPSIILSTFQDPIPGWIEGTRTIDMLYVAYNDQKLPCFIADHNVISDMIPGDMVINAMMVAMAIHWDQHRAQAIYHVTSGHRNPLNYSITEESLYEYFRANPRVSNSGMIVKNKRVLLFKKYTHFHLYMILRYKIALEMLHVMSVFGGSFSKSYNKLNRGYNFLMLVAKLYAPYVFFKGCFDDTNMRKLWVATTTDKLNEDSMFDCDPACINWSSYLVNTHIPAVMVNSRNAT; via the exons ATGGACGCCGCTGCGGTGATCGGGTGTTTCCGGGGCAGGAGCATCCTCATCACCGGCTCGACGggcttcctcggaaaat TGCTGGTGGAGAAGATACTAAGGGTCCAGCCGGACGTGAGGAAGCTCTACCTTCTTGTGCGCTCACCAGACGCCGCATCCGCCCAGCATCGTGTGCTCACCGAG GTTGTTGGAACAGAACTCTTTGATGTTCTGCGAAGCAGGCACGGAGCTGATTTCAACTCTTTGATAAAAGACAAAATTTTCCCTTTAGCTGGAGATATTGTGTACGAAAATTGTGCACTCCCAATCTCTACGATTGAGCAGATATCCAAGGAAATTGATGTCATTGTCAGTGTAGCTGCAACTACTAGCTTCTACGAGAG ATATGATGTTGCTTTGGCTTCAAATGCCTTAGGGGTCGCCCATGTGTGCCATTTAGCAAACAAGTGTGGTAATCTCAAAATGCTCCTTCATGTTTCCACAG GTGAATCACTAAGGAAAGGTTACAACTTGGACGTTCAAGCTGAGATAAAATTAGTTGAGAATTTCAAGTCAACACTCAGGATGCAGTCCTCTAATGACAAGTTAGAAAAGAAGAAAATGAAGGAACTTGGGTTGAAAAG GGCTAGGCACTTTGGTTGGCCTAACGTGTACTCACTCACAAAGGCTTTAGGGGAGATGTTGCTTGGTAACTTAGGACGAGACCTTCCGGTTGTCATAGTCCGCCCTAGCATCATACTCAGCACTTTCCAAGATCCAATTCCTGGATGGATAGAGGGGACTAG GACAATTGATATGTTGTATGTCGCCTACAATGACCAAAAACTTCCATGTTTCATCGCCGACCATAATGTCATAAGTGATATG ATACCAGGAGACATGGTGATTAATGCAATGATGGTTGCCATGGCCATTCATTGGGACCAGCACAGAGCTCAAGCAATTTACCATGTGACCTCAGGCCATCGGAATCCTTTGAACTATTCTATTACAGAGGAATCACTTTATGAGTACTTTCGTGCAAATCCTCGTGTATCCAACAGTGGGATGATTGTCAAGAATAAAAGGGTGCTCCTTTTCAAGAAATACACACATTTCCATTTATACATGATCCTACGGTATAAGATAGCATTAGAG ATGTTGCATGTGATGAGTGTATTTGGGGGTTCATTTTCCAAGAGTTACAATAAGCTGAACCGCGGCTACAATTTCCTGATGCTTGTCGCCAAATTGTACGCTCCATATGTCTTCTTTAAAGGGTG CTTTGATGACACGAACATGAGGAAGCTGTGGGTGGCGACCACTACAGACAAGCTAAATGAGGATTCCATGTTTGATTGTGATCCTGCCTGCATCAACTGGAGCTCGTATCTCGTGAACACACACATCCCAGCTGTTATGGTGAATTCACGCAATGCCACATGA